A genomic stretch from Desulfofalx alkaliphila DSM 12257 includes:
- a CDS encoding nucleoside recognition domain-containing protein translates to MINYIWLGMIVISILVAGAQGNIEVITKAAFEGAEAAVKVSLSLIAIMTFWLGMMKLAEAAGLVKALARLVQPFTAFLFPSVPKDHPAMGAIVMNLSANILGLSNAATPMGLIAMKELQKLNGNRNTASDAMCTFLAINTACITLIPTTIIGVRLMYGSQDPTAIVGTTIFATACGMTVAIIADRVYRQIYYWRWK, encoded by the coding sequence ATGATTAACTACATTTGGTTGGGCATGATTGTTATTAGCATACTTGTGGCCGGGGCCCAGGGCAACATAGAGGTAATAACCAAGGCTGCCTTTGAGGGGGCTGAGGCGGCGGTTAAAGTCAGCTTAAGTTTAATAGCAATTATGACCTTTTGGCTTGGTATGATGAAGCTTGCAGAAGCTGCCGGTTTAGTGAAGGCACTGGCTCGTTTGGTGCAACCGTTTACAGCCTTTTTATTTCCCAGTGTACCCAAAGACCACCCGGCCATGGGCGCCATTGTAATGAATTTGTCTGCAAATATATTGGGTCTGTCTAACGCTGCCACACCAATGGGTTTAATAGCAATGAAGGAACTGCAAAAGCTAAACGGCAATCGCAATACCGCCTCTGATGCCATGTGCACCTTTTTGGCTATTAATACCGCTTGTATTACACTGATACCTACCACCATCATTGGCGTCCGCTTAATGTATGGCTCGCAGGATCCAACGGCCATAGTAGGCACCACAATATTTGCCACCGCCTGTGGCATGACGGTGGCCATCATTGCTGATCGCGTCTATCGGCAGATATATTACTGGCGGTGGAAGTAA